A single window of Vigna unguiculata cultivar IT97K-499-35 chromosome 1, ASM411807v1, whole genome shotgun sequence DNA harbors:
- the LOC114164078 gene encoding primary amine oxidase-like, which translates to MEARNSWRFVLLLALVLLLTWLHLPSLPNSKFYSRWYTPNNTFYSSSPTYHHLESETPQHPLDPLTIQEFNRVRTILSSHPLFKSSSSYTLNSVVLEEPDKKLVLKWKKGDPPLPRKASVVAVVKRVSHVLTVDLEIGHVTSHETGLVSGYPMVTEEDLNGVGEATLRCPEFNNSLAKRGLNLDDLVCLSLSSGGYEKLEEEENRRLMKVQCFSKEGTVNFYMKPIEGFTALVDMDSKEVLAVSDDGKNIPVANASNTDYRYSIQKLRGEMRLLNPISLEQPKGPSFSVDGHMVKWANWEFHLRPDPRAGIIISQVKVRDPDTLMLRNVMYKGFVSELFVPYMDPTEDWYFRTYIDAGEYGLQSMPLNPLNDCPRNAYYMDGVFASYDGTPYLQPNMICIFESYAGDIAWRHAEAPVASLNVSEARPKVTLVVRMAAILQNYDYIMDWEFQTDGLIRAKVGLSGILLVKGTTYENMDQVPEKEYLYGTLLSENLIGVIHDHFITYYLDMDVDGSDNSFVKVNLKRQETAPGESPRKSYLKAVRKVAKTEKDAQIRLQLYEPYEFHVVNPLKKTKVGNPVGYKLVPGATAGSLLDPEDLPQKRAAFTNNQIWVTPYNKSEQWAGGLLAYQSKGDDTLQVWSNRDRGIENKDIVLWYTIGFHHIPCQEDYPIMPTVSSSFDLKPVNFFERNPILAVPPNFEEDLPASKAHDSA; encoded by the exons ATGGAAGCCAGAAACTCATGGCGCTTCGTGCTTCTTCTGGCTCTAGTTTTACTTCTCACATGGCTTCACCTTCCATCACTTCCAAACTCTAAATTTTACTCAAGATGGTACACCCCAAACAACACCTTCTACTCATCATCCCCTACCTATCATCACCTTGAATCAGAAACTCCTCAACACCCTCTTGACCCTCTAACCATCCAAGAGTTCAACAGGGTCAGAACCATCCTCTCTTCTCACCCTCTCTTCAAGTCCTCATCCAGCTACACTCTAAACTCTGTGGTCCTTGAAGAACCAGACAAAAAACTAGTCCTCAAATGGAAAAAGGGTGATCCACCCTTGCCAAGGAAGGCTTCCGTGGTTGCAGTTGTCAAGAGGGTCTCTCATGTTCTCACTGTGGACCTCGAAATCGGCCATGTCACGAGCCATGAAACCGGTTTGGTTTCTGGGTACCCCATGGTTACTGAAGAGGACCTGAACGGGGTGGGAGAGGCTACCCTCAGGTGCCCTGAGTTCAACAACTCGCTCGCCAAACGTGGTCTGAATTTAGATGACCTGGTATGCTTGTCACTGTCTTCAGGGGGGTATGAGAAactggaggaggaggagaatagaAGGTTGATGAAGGTACAGTGCTTTTCCAAAGAAGGCACTGTGAACTTCTACATGAAACCAATCGAGGGTTTCACTGCTTTGGTTGACATGGATAGTAAAGAGGTGCTGGCTGTTTCAGATGATGGCAAAAACATCCCTGTGGCTAATGCTTCCAACACTGATTACCGTTACTCCATTCAGAAGCTGAGAGGGGAGATGAGGCTGCTGAATCCAATATCCTTGGAGCAACCAAAAGGTCCTAGCTTCAGTGTTGATGGGCACATGGTGAAATGGGCAAACTGGGAATTTCACCTCAGACCTGACCCAAGAGCAGGGATCATAATTTCACAGGTGAAGGTGAGGGACCCTGACACATTAATGCTGAGAAATGTAATGTACAAAGGGTTCGTATCTGAGCTATTTGTGCCCTACATGGACCCCACAGAAGATTGGTACTTTAGGACATACATAGATGCTGGTGAGTATGGGTTGCAGTCAATGCCGTTAAACCCTCTGAATGATTGTCCACGAAATGCTTACTACATGGATGGTGTGTTTGCATCTTATGATGGAACACCTTATCTCCAACCCAACATGATTTGCATCTTTGAGAGTTATGCTGGTGACATTGCTTGGAGACATGCTGAAGCCCCCGTCGCTAGCCTCAAC GTTTCAGAAGCAAGGCCAAAGGTGACACTAGTGGTTAGGATGGCAGCAATCCTGCAAAACTATGACTATATCATGGATTGGGAATTTCAAACCGATGGGCTAATCAGAGCAAAG GTTGGACTGAGTGGTATCTTATTGGTGAAAGGAACTACCTATGAGAACATGGACCAAGTTCCTGAAAAAGAATATCTTTATGGAACCCTTTTGAGCGAAAACCTTATCGGTGTAATCCATGACCATTTTATCACGTATTACCTAGACATGGATGTTGATGGGTCAGACAATTCATTTGTTAAGGTAAACTTAAAGAGGCAAGAGACGGCTCCGGGAGAATCACCCAGAAAGAGTTATTTGAAAGCAGTTAGAAAAGTGGCAAAGACAGAGAAAGATGCTCAAATAAGACTTCAACTGTATGAGCCATATGAGTTTCATGTGGTGAATCCattgaagaaaacaaaggtAGGGAACCCTGTTGGGTACAAATTGGTTCCAGGTGCCACAGCAGGTAGCTTGCTGGATCCAGAAGACCTACCACAGAAAAGAGCAGCTTTTACCAACAATCAAATATGGGTCACTCCATACAACAAGAGTGAACAATGGGCTGGTGGCTTATTAGCTTACCAGAGCAAAGGAGATGATACTCTTCAAGTGTGGTCCAACAG GGATCGTGGAATTGAGAATAAGGACATAGTTCTGTGGTACACAATAGGATTTCATCACATACCATGTCAAGAGGACTATCCTATAATGCCTACTGTGTCATCAAGTTTTGATTTGAAGCCTGTTAATTTCTTTGAGAGAAATCCGATCCTTGCAGTGCCTCCCAATTTTGAGGAAGATTTACCGGCTTCTAAAGCTCATGATTCAGCTTGA